In Brevundimonas sp. SGAir0440, one DNA window encodes the following:
- a CDS encoding VOC family protein, which translates to MSRIGAISLLVHDYDAAVAFYVGKLGFDLSEDTDRGGGKRWVRVTPKGGETSLLLARATTDAQKAQVGNQAGGRVWLFLETDDLMRDHDAWLAAGVRFRETPRHETYGKVVVFEDLYGNAWDLIEPATGA; encoded by the coding sequence ATGAGCCGCATCGGCGCGATCAGCCTGCTTGTTCACGACTATGACGCGGCCGTCGCCTTCTATGTCGGCAAGCTGGGTTTCGATCTCAGCGAAGACACCGACAGGGGCGGGGGCAAACGCTGGGTGCGTGTCACCCCCAAAGGCGGCGAGACCAGCCTGCTGCTGGCGCGCGCCACGACCGACGCCCAGAAGGCCCAGGTCGGAAACCAGGCCGGCGGCCGGGTCTGGCTGTTTCTGGAGACGGACGACCTGATGCGCGACCACGACGCCTGGCTTGCCGCCGGCGTCCGCTTCCGCGAAACCCCGCGACATGAAACCTATGGCAAGGTGGTGGTTTTCGAAGACCTCTACGGCAACGCCTGGGACCTGATCGAACCCGCTACCGGAGCCTGA
- a CDS encoding carbon starvation CstA family protein, giving the protein MGKLSTPIIFGAIAILGAVSLGIIALHQGESISAVWMVVAAVCTYAIAYRFYSRYLANKVMQLNPARLTPAMRRNDGLDYVPTPKNVLFGHHFAAIAGAGPLVGPVLAAQMGYLPGVLWILVGAVLAGAVQDMMVLFMSTRRDGKSLGDMIRTEMGNIPGIIAQVGVLMIMVIILAVLALVVVKALAESPWGTFTVAATIPIAIFMGLYTRFLRPGRVGEVSVIGVVLLILAIIGGGHIAADPFWGPAFTLTGPTLAILMMVYGFIASVIPVWLLLAPRDYLSTFLKIGAIVALAVGILIVRPHLQMPAVTPFIDGTGPVFAGALFPFLFITIACGAVSGFHALISSGTTPKLLENEAQIPMIGYGAMLCESFVAVMALIAATVLDPAVYFAMNSPVAVIGKDAASAAAAVAQWGFHITPGELEQLARDVGEHSILSRAGGAPTLAVGMAHILSGVIGGKAMMAFWYHFAILFEALFILTTVDAGTRVCRFMIQDLLGVAVPRMRETKSWGANVVATALTVGLWGYFLYTGVVDPLGGINSLWPLFGIANQMLAAVALILGTVVLFKMKREKFAWVMVVPATWLLICTLTAGFQKLFHPDVRIGFLSHARKYQEALGAGELIAPAKSIGDMHRIVVNDYVNSTLTAGFLFVVVTMVVYGVLACRKAYAHNRPTVREYPESHQLTAADEAADAARA; this is encoded by the coding sequence GTGGGCAAACTCAGCACACCCATAATCTTCGGCGCCATCGCCATCCTGGGGGCGGTGTCCCTCGGCATCATCGCCCTGCATCAGGGCGAAAGCATCAGCGCGGTCTGGATGGTGGTCGCCGCCGTCTGCACCTATGCGATCGCCTATCGGTTCTACAGCCGCTACCTGGCCAACAAGGTCATGCAGCTGAACCCCGCGCGCCTGACCCCGGCCATGCGCCGCAACGACGGGCTGGACTATGTGCCGACGCCCAAGAACGTGCTGTTCGGCCACCACTTCGCCGCCATTGCCGGCGCAGGCCCGCTGGTCGGGCCGGTGCTGGCCGCCCAGATGGGCTATCTGCCGGGCGTCCTGTGGATCCTGGTCGGCGCCGTGTTGGCCGGCGCGGTTCAGGACATGATGGTCCTGTTCATGTCCACGCGTCGCGACGGCAAGTCGCTGGGCGACATGATCCGCACCGAAATGGGCAACATCCCCGGCATCATCGCCCAGGTCGGCGTCCTGATGATCATGGTCATCATCCTGGCGGTTCTGGCCCTGGTTGTGGTCAAGGCCCTGGCCGAAAGCCCGTGGGGCACCTTTACCGTCGCCGCCACCATTCCCATCGCCATCTTCATGGGCCTGTACACCCGCTTCCTGCGGCCGGGCCGCGTGGGCGAGGTGTCGGTGATCGGCGTCGTCCTGCTGATCCTGGCCATCATCGGCGGCGGCCATATCGCGGCCGATCCGTTCTGGGGTCCGGCCTTCACCCTGACCGGCCCGACCCTGGCGATCCTGATGATGGTCTATGGCTTCATCGCCTCGGTCATCCCGGTGTGGCTGCTCCTGGCGCCGCGCGACTATCTGTCGACCTTCCTGAAGATCGGCGCGATCGTGGCCCTGGCCGTGGGCATCCTGATCGTGCGTCCGCATCTGCAGATGCCGGCCGTCACCCCCTTTATCGACGGCACCGGCCCGGTCTTCGCCGGCGCCCTGTTCCCCTTCCTGTTCATCACCATCGCCTGCGGCGCCGTGTCGGGCTTTCACGCCCTGATCTCTTCGGGCACCACGCCCAAGCTGCTGGAGAACGAGGCCCAGATCCCGATGATCGGCTATGGCGCCATGCTGTGCGAAAGCTTCGTCGCCGTCATGGCGCTGATCGCCGCCACGGTTCTGGATCCGGCCGTCTATTTCGCCATGAACAGCCCGGTGGCCGTCATCGGCAAGGATGCGGCCTCCGCCGCCGCCGCCGTGGCCCAGTGGGGCTTCCACATCACGCCTGGAGAGCTTGAGCAGCTGGCCCGCGACGTGGGCGAACATTCCATCCTGTCACGCGCAGGCGGCGCCCCGACCTTGGCGGTCGGCATGGCGCACATCCTGTCCGGCGTGATCGGCGGCAAGGCCATGATGGCCTTCTGGTATCACTTCGCCATCCTGTTCGAGGCCCTGTTCATCCTGACCACCGTGGACGCCGGCACTCGGGTCTGCCGCTTCATGATCCAGGACCTGCTGGGCGTGGCCGTGCCCAGGATGCGCGAGACCAAGTCGTGGGGCGCCAATGTCGTCGCCACGGCCCTGACGGTCGGTCTGTGGGGCTATTTCCTATATACCGGCGTGGTCGATCCGCTGGGCGGCATCAACAGCCTGTGGCCCCTGTTCGGCATCGCCAACCAGATGCTGGCCGCCGTCGCCCTGATCCTGGGGACCGTCGTCCTGTTCAAGATGAAGCGCGAGAAGTTCGCCTGGGTCATGGTCGTTCCCGCGACCTGGCTGCTGATCTGCACCCTGACGGCGGGCTTCCAGAAGCTGTTCCACCCGGACGTCCGGATCGGCTTCCTGTCCCACGCCCGCAAGTATCAGGAGGCGTTGGGCGCCGGCGAACTGATCGCCCCGGCCAAGAGCATCGGCGACATGCACCGCATCGTGGTCAACGACTACGTCAACTCGACCCTGACGGCGGGCTTCCTGTTCGTGGTCGTCACCATGGTCGTCTATGGCGTCCTGGCGTGCCGCAAGGCCTATGCGCACAACCGCCCGACGGTGCGCGAATATCCGGAAAGCCACCAACTGACGGCGGCTGACGAGGCGGCGGATGCGGCCCGTGCCTGA
- a CDS encoding YbdD/YjiX family protein, giving the protein MRPVPEVQDDLLCLCRDTALRWGRGVRRTAGAMIGQPDYQAYVDHAAATHPDQPPLDKTAFFRLHEQRRFGGAGGFKCC; this is encoded by the coding sequence ATGCGGCCCGTGCCTGAGGTCCAGGACGACCTGCTCTGCCTGTGCCGCGACACCGCCCTGCGGTGGGGTCGCGGCGTTCGGCGCACGGCCGGCGCCATGATCGGCCAGCCGGATTATCAGGCCTATGTCGATCACGCGGCGGCGACCCATCCCGACCAGCCGCCGCTGGACAAGACCGCCTTCTTCCGCCTGCACGAGCAGCGCCGCTTCGGCGGCGCCGGCGGGTTCAAATGCTGCTGA
- the tkt gene encoding transketolase: MTDAKTAPKATPEQMANAIRVLAMDGVEKAKSGHPGMPMGMADVATVLFSRFLKFDASRPDWADRDRFILSAGHGSMLIYALLHLTGYKGATKEELSNFRQWGSKTAGHPEYGHMPGVEVTTGPLGQGLATSVGFAMAERHLAAKYGDDLVDHRTWVIAGDGCLMEGVSQEAIALAGRYKLNKLHVLWDDNEITIDGKVSLSDATDQKARFKAAGWAVKAIDGHDMNAIKGAMKWAMRQDKPTLIACKTKIGKGAATMEGSHKTHGAALGAAEIAATRLGLAWDHEPFEMPQTIADAWKKVGRRGAKDRKKWEARLAASAQAADFTRAMKGDLPEAAFDALNAKIAELVETQPAQATRQSSGAALDELFAAIPELVGGSADLTGSNNTFVKGTPILDAPTYEGRYVNWGIREFGMAAAMNGLALHGGVIPYGGTFMVFSDYSRPAIRLGALMGVRAIHVLTHDSIGLGEDGPTHQPVEHLAALRAIPNLLVFRPADTIEAMECWQVALQTKTAPSALALSRQKTPAVRTAAATENLSAKGAYEIKAANGEAKATLFGTGTELALALKAAETLEAEGVATRVVSVPSFELFEQQDAAYQAFVIGRGTVRVAVEAAIKQGWERFIGEDGAFIGMTGFGASAPAEVLYEKFGITSDAIVAAVKARL, from the coding sequence GTGACCGACGCCAAAACCGCACCAAAGGCCACGCCCGAGCAGATGGCGAACGCCATTCGCGTCCTCGCCATGGACGGCGTCGAAAAGGCCAAGTCCGGCCACCCCGGCATGCCGATGGGCATGGCCGACGTCGCCACGGTGTTGTTTTCCCGCTTCCTGAAGTTCGACGCCTCCCGCCCCGACTGGGCTGACCGCGACCGCTTCATCCTGTCGGCCGGCCACGGCTCGATGCTGATCTACGCCCTGCTGCACCTGACGGGCTACAAGGGCGCGACGAAGGAAGAACTGTCTAACTTCCGTCAGTGGGGCTCCAAGACCGCCGGCCACCCGGAGTACGGCCACATGCCGGGCGTCGAGGTCACCACCGGCCCGCTGGGCCAAGGTCTGGCGACCTCGGTCGGTTTCGCCATGGCCGAGCGCCATCTGGCGGCGAAGTATGGCGACGATCTGGTCGATCACCGCACCTGGGTCATCGCCGGCGACGGCTGCCTGATGGAAGGCGTGTCGCAGGAGGCCATCGCGCTGGCCGGCCGTTACAAGCTGAACAAGCTGCACGTTCTGTGGGACGACAACGAGATCACCATCGACGGCAAGGTCTCGCTGTCGGATGCGACCGACCAGAAGGCCCGCTTCAAGGCCGCCGGCTGGGCGGTCAAGGCCATCGACGGTCACGACATGAACGCCATCAAGGGCGCGATGAAGTGGGCCATGCGTCAGGACAAGCCGACCCTGATCGCCTGCAAGACCAAGATCGGCAAGGGCGCCGCCACGATGGAAGGCAGCCACAAGACGCACGGTGCGGCCCTGGGCGCCGCCGAGATCGCCGCCACGCGCCTGGGCCTGGCCTGGGATCACGAACCCTTCGAAATGCCCCAGACCATCGCCGACGCCTGGAAGAAGGTCGGCCGTCGCGGCGCCAAGGACCGCAAGAAGTGGGAGGCCCGCCTCGCCGCCTCGGCCCAGGCCGCCGACTTCACCCGCGCCATGAAGGGCGACCTGCCCGAGGCCGCCTTCGACGCCCTGAACGCCAAGATCGCCGAGTTGGTCGAGACCCAGCCGGCCCAGGCGACGCGCCAGTCGTCGGGCGCGGCGCTCGACGAACTGTTCGCCGCCATTCCCGAACTGGTCGGCGGCTCGGCCGACCTGACCGGCTCGAACAACACCTTCGTCAAGGGCACGCCGATCCTGGATGCGCCGACCTATGAAGGTCGCTACGTCAACTGGGGCATCCGCGAGTTCGGCATGGCCGCGGCCATGAACGGCCTGGCCTTGCACGGCGGGGTCATCCCCTACGGCGGCACCTTCATGGTGTTTTCGGACTACAGCCGCCCGGCCATCCGCCTGGGCGCCCTGATGGGGGTCCGCGCCATCCATGTCCTGACCCACGATTCGATCGGCCTGGGCGAAGACGGCCCGACGCACCAGCCGGTCGAACACCTGGCGGCCCTGCGCGCCATTCCGAATCTGCTGGTCTTCCGCCCCGCCGATACCATCGAGGCCATGGAATGCTGGCAGGTCGCCCTGCAGACCAAGACCGCGCCGTCGGCCCTGGCCCTGTCGCGCCAGAAGACCCCGGCCGTCCGCACCGCCGCCGCGACCGAAAACCTGTCGGCAAAGGGCGCCTATGAGATCAAGGCCGCCAATGGCGAGGCCAAGGCCACCCTGTTCGGCACCGGCACGGAATTGGCCCTGGCGCTGAAGGCCGCCGAAACCTTGGAGGCCGAAGGCGTGGCGACCCGCGTCGTCTCGGTCCCCTCGTTCGAACTGTTCGAACAGCAGGACGCCGCCTACCAGGCCTTTGTGATCGGTCGCGGCACGGTCCGCGTCGCCGTGGAAGCCGCGATCAAGCAAGGCTGGGAACGCTTCATCGGCGAGGACGGCGCCTTCATCGGCATGACCGGCTTCGGCGCCTCCGCCCCGGCCGAGGTTCTGTACGAGAAGTTCGGCATCACCTCGGACGCCATCGTCGCGGCGGTCAAGGCGCGGCTGTAA
- the purT gene encoding formate-dependent phosphoribosylglycinamide formyltransferase produces the protein MKLGTPLSDTAVRVMLLGSGELGKEVAIELQRLGVEVIAVDRYPNAPAMQVAHRSHVIPMTDAQVLNGVILAEAPHFIVPEIEAIATEVLADIEAAGMATVIPTARAVQLTMNREGIRKLAAEELGLPTSPYAFAGSAEELAAGAQAVGYPCFVKPVMSSSGKGQSFVESADEIADAWTYAQDSGRVAGARVIVEGRIDFDFEITLLTVRSRDADGSTRTDFCAPIGHRQVKGDYVESWQPQAMTPAALAASQDIAAKVTEALGGYGVFGVELFVKGDQVWFSEVSPRPHDTGLVTLASQTMSEFALHDRAILGLPVDVTQREPAASAVIYGGMDAQGIAFEGVAEALSVPTADLRLFGKPEAFERRRMGVAVARGADVDQARDRAREAAGCVKVVRN, from the coding sequence ATGAAACTCGGCACCCCGCTTTCCGACACCGCCGTGCGCGTGATGCTGCTGGGCTCGGGCGAACTGGGCAAGGAGGTCGCCATCGAGCTTCAGCGGCTCGGCGTCGAGGTCATCGCCGTCGATCGCTATCCCAACGCGCCGGCCATGCAGGTGGCGCACCGCAGCCACGTCATCCCCATGACCGACGCCCAGGTGCTGAACGGCGTCATCCTCGCCGAGGCCCCGCACTTCATCGTGCCCGAGATCGAGGCCATCGCCACCGAAGTTCTGGCCGATATCGAGGCCGCCGGCATGGCGACGGTCATCCCGACCGCCCGCGCCGTGCAGCTGACGATGAACCGCGAGGGCATCCGCAAACTGGCCGCCGAAGAGTTGGGTCTTCCCACCAGCCCCTACGCCTTCGCCGGCTCGGCCGAGGAACTGGCCGCGGGCGCGCAGGCCGTCGGCTATCCCTGCTTCGTCAAGCCGGTCATGTCCTCGTCGGGCAAAGGGCAATCCTTCGTCGAAAGCGCCGATGAAATCGCCGACGCCTGGACCTACGCCCAGGACAGCGGCCGCGTCGCCGGCGCCCGCGTCATCGTCGAGGGCCGGATCGACTTCGACTTCGAGATCACGCTGCTGACCGTCCGCTCGCGCGACGCCGACGGCTCGACCCGCACGGACTTCTGCGCGCCCATCGGCCACCGCCAGGTCAAGGGCGACTATGTCGAGAGCTGGCAGCCGCAGGCCATGACGCCCGCTGCGCTGGCCGCCTCCCAGGACATCGCCGCCAAGGTCACAGAGGCCCTGGGCGGTTACGGCGTCTTCGGCGTCGAACTGTTCGTCAAGGGCGACCAGGTCTGGTTCTCCGAGGTCTCGCCCCGCCCGCACGACACCGGTCTGGTCACCCTGGCCAGCCAGACGATGAGCGAGTTCGCGCTGCACGACCGCGCCATCCTGGGCCTGCCCGTCGACGTGACCCAGCGCGAGCCCGCCGCCAGCGCCGTCATCTACGGCGGCATGGATGCGCAAGGGATCGCCTTCGAGGGCGTCGCGGAAGCCCTGTCGGTCCCGACGGCCGACCTGCGTCTGTTCGGAAAGCCCGAGGCCTTCGAGCGCCGCCGCATGGGCGTGGCTGTCGCGCGCGGCGCCGACGTCGACCAGGCCCGCGACCGCGCGCGTGAAGCTGCAGGCTGTGTGAAGGTCGTCCGGAACTGA